In Flavobacteriales bacterium, a single window of DNA contains:
- a CDS encoding aminotransferase class IV, which yields MTYLAMINFNGALRPDVEVRLSPSNRSFRFADGVFETIKFARGKILFWEDHYFRLMSDMRILRMNIPISWSPEHLEQEILTTLDANALEQGAARIRFTVFRNGGGGYVPETSEVSYLVECYPLVDDEYILPQAGKIMQLFQDHVKPTGLLSNLKSASAQVYILAGIFARENGFDDCFLINEHKHLVEAVSSNIWLVKGKTIKTPALSQGCVKGVLRANLLKWLPKWGYEAEETEITPFELQRVDEVWLTNTIRGIEWVQQYRKKSYENSEAQAVARHLNTALT from the coding sequence ATGACGTATTTAGCGATGATCAATTTTAATGGGGCCTTGCGGCCCGATGTGGAAGTACGGTTGTCCCCTTCGAATCGCAGCTTTCGATTCGCCGATGGGGTTTTTGAGACCATTAAATTCGCTCGCGGGAAGATCCTCTTCTGGGAAGACCACTACTTTCGCTTAATGAGCGATATGCGCATTCTGCGCATGAATATCCCCATTAGCTGGTCGCCTGAGCACCTCGAGCAAGAGATACTTACAACGTTAGACGCCAATGCGCTAGAGCAAGGCGCAGCGCGCATACGATTTACTGTATTCCGAAATGGTGGCGGTGGCTACGTTCCCGAAACAAGCGAGGTGAGCTACCTGGTAGAATGTTATCCTTTGGTCGATGATGAGTACATCTTGCCGCAGGCAGGGAAGATCATGCAACTCTTTCAGGACCATGTGAAACCCACCGGACTACTCTCGAATTTAAAATCGGCCAGCGCACAAGTGTATATCCTCGCCGGGATCTTTGCCCGGGAGAACGGATTCGACGATTGCTTTCTGATCAACGAGCACAAGCATTTGGTAGAAGCCGTGAGTAGCAATATTTGGCTAGTCAAGGGAAAAACCATCAAGACTCCCGCGCTGTCCCAAGGCTGTGTGAAAGGTGTTTTGAGGGCGAATTTGCTGAAGTGGTTACCCAAATGGGGCTACGAGGCCGAGGAGACGGAGATCACACCATTTGAGCTTCAGCGGGTCGACGAGGTGTGGCTTACGAATACCATTCGCGGCATTGAGTGGGTGCAACAGTATAGAAAGAAGTCGTACGAAAATAGCGAAGCTCAGGCCGTGGCTCGGCACCTCAACACGGCCCTCACTTAA
- a CDS encoding HAD family hydrolase encodes MNKALFLDRDGVINHDPGDYTTSWDEFTFLPGIESFLKKRQDQGYLLILITNQGGVAKGRYSLETVEDIHRRMSAHFEAHGVQLTEIYYSPYHDDYTRSLSRKPGSIMVEKALARFEVDASASVMIGDKQRDIDCAAAAGVPGILVPVNSNLNDVFSDDQF; translated from the coding sequence ATGAATAAAGCCTTGTTCTTGGATCGCGATGGAGTTATAAACCACGACCCCGGAGACTACACCACATCTTGGGACGAATTCACTTTTTTACCCGGTATCGAGTCGTTTCTCAAAAAGCGACAAGATCAAGGTTACCTGCTCATCTTGATCACCAATCAAGGTGGCGTCGCCAAGGGTCGCTATTCTCTCGAGACGGTTGAGGATATTCACCGCCGAATGAGTGCACATTTCGAAGCCCACGGCGTTCAATTGACGGAGATATATTACAGCCCTTACCACGACGATTACACGCGCTCCTTGTCCAGAAAGCCGGGATCCATTATGGTGGAAAAGGCCTTGGCACGGTTCGAGGTCGATGCATCGGCATCGGTCATGATCGGTGACAAGCAGCGCGACATCGATTGCGCGGCGGCGGCAGGAGTTCCCGGGATCCTCGTCCCGGTGAACTCAAACCTAAATGACGTATTTAGCGATGATCAATTTTAA
- a CDS encoding YqgE/AlgH family protein yields MMNRHTPIKKARQGRYLIAEPMLLDQSFNRTVVLLTEYNEEGFVGFVLNKPMDLYIHELVPELPESDFPVFFGGPVQNDSIFYVHTLGSRVSGSLHIAGDLYWGGDFDELKALMHSGSVNPQEIRFFMGYSGWSPRQLEGELEEKSWVVLEAGSIDPLNDAPGTMWKKVLLHLGDDYKIWANAPKDPMLN; encoded by the coding sequence ATGATGAACCGTCATACGCCCATAAAGAAGGCCCGACAAGGCCGGTATCTCATTGCGGAACCCATGTTGCTCGATCAGAGTTTCAACAGAACCGTGGTTCTGCTGACCGAGTACAACGAAGAAGGATTTGTTGGTTTTGTTCTCAACAAACCGATGGATCTTTACATTCACGAACTGGTACCGGAGTTGCCCGAAAGTGATTTCCCCGTATTCTTCGGAGGTCCCGTGCAGAACGACAGCATTTTCTACGTTCACACGCTGGGAAGCCGCGTCAGCGGATCACTTCATATCGCTGGTGACTTGTATTGGGGTGGTGATTTCGACGAGCTAAAGGCTCTGATGCATTCGGGTTCGGTGAATCCTCAAGAGATTCGTTTTTTCATGGGCTACAGTGGTTGGAGTCCCCGTCAACTGGAGGGCGAACTCGAAGAAAAAAGCTGGGTAGTGCTCGAAGCGGGTTCCATTGACCCATTGAACGATGCCCCAGGAACCATGTGGAAAAAGGTGCTGTTGCACTTGGGCGACGACTACAAGATCTGGGCAAACGCCCCTAAAGACCCTATGCTCAATTAA
- a CDS encoding T9SS type A sorting domain-containing protein, giving the protein MNKKLSLLLIAIVAGVTTFAQLRYYDPVFTQINVTQGVTYGTNVDVLISGDLADPNNAAQVQSDLVALNTAIATGSPIPANYYTPYAADQSSVVKVTDLKMDIYEPDQSVDTEGARPVIILIHTGNFLPQIINRSATGTRTDSSLVNLAKRFAARGYVAVSMSYRGGWNPLASTVESRRAQLLNAVYRAIHDTKQCVRFLKADAATTNTYKTNPNRIVLYGEGSGGYVSLAYATMDKFAEVSLPKFTWATGPAAGQSYIDTNTVGNLDGLGGALNLYQDNGFDSEIAFCANAGGALADTSWLEAGDVPMVSFHALRDGYAPFENGIVIVPTTNEDVVEVQGPNLFMKKANQLGNNDAFRGLSFWGDAYTDRARAIYGETYSYFLPAPNNNITVENYLEGCFPVIMPLAPSQLQQNGAPWQWWDLDTLTAVVAAVNGQLGTTYDANTIHMIGLASNPNMSPAQGNAYLDTIQGYLLPRVMLSLNLPGAQIFSVDEAAEIANMIDVYPNPVVDQLTIDLAEAPKGVSGVEMINSMGQIVRRADVTETSLCWNLEDLDAGVYFLNFDFEDGSRGTRKLIVQ; this is encoded by the coding sequence ATGAACAAAAAATTATCTCTTTTATTGATCGCGATCGTCGCTGGCGTTACGACTTTCGCTCAATTGCGCTATTACGATCCTGTATTTACTCAGATCAACGTAACACAAGGCGTCACATACGGTACTAACGTAGATGTATTGATCTCCGGTGATTTGGCCGATCCAAACAATGCTGCACAAGTCCAATCGGACCTAGTAGCTTTGAATACGGCAATCGCAACAGGTAGCCCAATTCCAGCTAACTACTACACACCTTACGCTGCAGATCAATCATCAGTAGTAAAGGTGACTGACTTGAAAATGGATATTTACGAGCCCGATCAGTCAGTTGATACGGAAGGTGCTCGGCCAGTCATCATTTTGATTCACACGGGTAACTTTTTGCCACAGATCATCAACAGATCGGCAACCGGAACACGTACTGACAGCTCACTCGTTAATTTAGCAAAACGCTTTGCCGCTCGAGGTTACGTTGCTGTTTCAATGAGCTACCGCGGCGGATGGAATCCACTAGCCTCTACGGTTGAGTCGCGCCGTGCACAACTGCTCAATGCAGTTTACCGCGCTATTCACGATACCAAGCAATGTGTGCGTTTCTTGAAGGCCGATGCAGCAACTACCAATACGTATAAGACCAACCCTAACCGCATCGTACTTTACGGTGAAGGGTCAGGAGGTTACGTATCTCTCGCTTACGCTACAATGGATAAGTTCGCTGAGGTAAGTCTGCCTAAATTCACTTGGGCTACAGGTCCGGCCGCTGGCCAGTCGTACATCGACACCAACACTGTTGGTAATCTCGACGGGCTTGGTGGTGCTTTGAACTTGTACCAGGACAACGGATTCGATTCTGAAATCGCTTTCTGTGCGAATGCTGGTGGAGCATTGGCCGACACTTCGTGGCTCGAAGCCGGAGATGTACCAATGGTTTCTTTCCACGCTCTACGTGATGGTTATGCTCCGTTCGAGAACGGTATCGTTATCGTTCCTACGACCAATGAGGACGTTGTTGAAGTGCAAGGTCCAAACTTGTTCATGAAAAAAGCCAACCAACTCGGAAACAACGATGCGTTCCGCGGATTGAGCTTTTGGGGTGATGCTTATACCGATCGCGCTCGTGCGATCTACGGCGAAACTTATAGCTACTTCTTGCCAGCGCCCAATAACAACATCACCGTTGAGAATTACCTCGAAGGATGCTTCCCCGTAATCATGCCGTTGGCTCCATCACAATTGCAGCAAAATGGCGCTCCATGGCAGTGGTGGGATCTGGACACATTGACTGCAGTTGTAGCTGCCGTAAACGGCCAGTTGGGAACGACCTATGATGCCAACACCATTCACATGATCGGATTGGCATCGAACCCGAACATGAGTCCTGCGCAAGGAAATGCATACCTCGATACCATTCAGGGTTACTTGTTGCCTCGTGTGATGTTGAGCTTGAACTTACCAGGAGCGCAGATCTTCAGCGTGGATGAAGCAGCTGAAATCGCAAACATGATCGACGTATATCCAAACCCAGTTGTGGATCAATTGACCATTGATTTGGCTGAGGCTCCAAAAGGAGTATCGGGCGTTGAAATGATCAACTCTATGGGGCAGATCGTTCGTCGTGCCGATGTTACCGAAACTTCACTTTGCTGGAATTTGGAAGATCTCGATGCCGGGGTGTACTTCCTCAACTTCGATTTCGAAGACGGTTCGCGCGGAACGCGTAAACTGATCGTTCAGTAA